In Pseudothermotoga hypogea DSM 11164 = NBRC 106472, the following are encoded in one genomic region:
- a CDS encoding efflux RND transporter permease subunit — protein MWLKKYKFTILFLIVCAIFTVIIFFKARINASYFVFLPGYRSGVSIEQIDNEELKSFFKIIQKFNDGSQFVVVLHHPDGFFSPQVLSRAVELQERLSNLSYMKNVLSVINYSFRKPYFDGSTLDAAILEDPEASSFISKDGKYLLLYCTLSVNCDEDKALQEIDKILSDFRDLKAMPFGQLIINKHLFGEIMRQVFVYPAIIFLVILFIFYLQTRSLKASFVSLLIPVFANVIVYGVVSLLGVELNTMSVMCVSFLIIIGSAYGLHFYNGVVRFKDRVRKEMLTPIFFSMFTTSVGFLSFLFVEITAFRHLGLMVSSGLTLVFVILFSSGYELLRSEKPIKRGTLLLRLKSESLGRIMLVFSIVLVTMTFLFIPRIEVGMDQAAYFSKSSAIGQALAILTEKFSYREPVYVMVEKQSIFTMKDSQQIAKLVEDLRRIDGVSSVQFPMAYPIPTLVLMSRLQPAIHHFVADGRTIRIAVNLTEEGYRKAGEMKDRLREVLEEYPEYTFTVASAAFVVDQINSRIVASQVQSLTMSLLFIFGSVLFAFRNVLLSLLIVVPVVLTALSNFFFMGLLGLKLDVATSIVASILVGLVVDYSIHLAHDMRRTKDVFLSIENISMPVLANGLGLIGGFLVLVFSRLALFRDVSLLLILGIGFGVAFTLFSQPILIKSFAKNDVKQETTRKLS, from the coding sequence GTGTGGCTGAAAAAGTACAAGTTCACGATCCTGTTTTTGATCGTTTGTGCGATCTTTACCGTGATAATTTTTTTCAAGGCGCGCATCAACGCCAGTTATTTTGTCTTCCTTCCTGGTTACAGATCTGGAGTCAGTATTGAGCAGATAGACAATGAAGAGCTCAAATCTTTTTTCAAGATCATACAGAAATTCAACGACGGTTCTCAGTTCGTGGTAGTTTTACACCATCCTGATGGTTTCTTCTCTCCACAGGTTTTGTCGAGGGCTGTGGAACTTCAAGAGCGGCTTTCCAACCTGTCGTACATGAAGAACGTGCTGAGCGTCATAAATTACAGTTTCAGAAAGCCTTACTTCGATGGTTCCACACTCGATGCAGCGATTCTCGAAGATCCTGAGGCGAGTTCTTTCATTTCGAAGGATGGAAAGTATTTGCTTCTGTACTGCACCCTGAGCGTGAATTGTGACGAAGACAAAGCTTTACAAGAGATAGACAAGATTCTGAGCGATTTTCGTGATCTGAAAGCCATGCCGTTTGGCCAACTCATCATAAACAAGCATCTGTTCGGGGAGATCATGCGTCAGGTCTTCGTCTATCCTGCGATCATCTTTTTGGTGATACTCTTCATCTTCTATCTTCAAACTCGATCTTTGAAGGCGAGCTTTGTGTCTCTTTTGATTCCAGTGTTCGCGAACGTGATAGTTTACGGTGTGGTGAGTTTGCTCGGTGTGGAACTGAACACGATGAGTGTCATGTGTGTGAGTTTTCTGATCATTATAGGTTCTGCCTACGGACTTCACTTTTACAACGGCGTGGTGAGGTTCAAAGACAGAGTGAGAAAAGAGATGCTCACACCGATTTTCTTCTCCATGTTCACCACGAGCGTCGGGTTTCTTTCGTTCCTCTTCGTCGAGATCACGGCCTTCAGACATCTGGGTTTGATGGTCAGTTCGGGACTCACGCTGGTCTTCGTCATTCTGTTCAGCTCAGGTTACGAGCTACTTCGAAGCGAAAAACCGATCAAACGAGGAACGCTCCTTCTCAGGCTCAAGAGCGAGAGTCTGGGACGCATCATGCTCGTTTTCTCCATCGTTCTCGTAACGATGACCTTTCTTTTTATACCGCGAATAGAAGTTGGTATGGACCAGGCCGCGTATTTTTCGAAAAGCAGTGCTATCGGTCAGGCGCTGGCGATCTTGACGGAAAAGTTTTCGTACCGGGAACCCGTGTACGTGATGGTCGAGAAGCAGAGCATCTTCACGATGAAAGATTCGCAACAGATAGCCAAACTCGTCGAAGATCTGCGCCGAATCGATGGTGTGTCCTCGGTCCAGTTCCCCATGGCGTATCCGATACCCACCTTGGTGCTCATGTCGCGTCTTCAACCAGCGATCCATCACTTCGTTGCCGACGGGCGCACGATCAGGATCGCGGTGAACCTCACCGAGGAAGGTTACAGAAAAGCGGGAGAGATGAAAGACAGGCTCAGGGAAGTGCTCGAAGAATATCCAGAGTACACCTTCACCGTTGCGAGTGCGGCGTTCGTGGTCGATCAGATCAACTCGAGGATCGTCGCGAGTCAGGTTCAGAGCCTCACGATGTCGCTCTTGTTCATCTTTGGTTCAGTTCTCTTCGCGTTCAGAAATGTTCTGCTGTCACTTTTGATCGTCGTACCAGTTGTTTTAACGGCTCTTTCGAATTTCTTCTTCATGGGCTTGCTCGGCTTGAAACTGGACGTCGCCACATCGATCGTCGCCAGCATCCTTGTAGGTTTAGTGGTTGACTACTCGATCCACCTCGCGCACGATATGAGAAGAACCAAAGACGTGTTCCTCTCGATCGAAAACATCTCGATGCCGGTGCTCGCGAACGGCTTGGGTTTGATCGGTGGTTTCTTGGTGCTCGTCTTTTCGAGGCTCGCGCTCTTTAGAGATGTTTCGCTCTTGCTCATACTCGGCATTGGCTTCGGGGTGGCTTTCACGCTCTTCTCTCAGCCGATACTGATTAAGAGTTTTGCCAAGAATGATGTTAAGCAAGAGACAACACGAAAGCTCAGCTGA